In the genome of Tripterygium wilfordii isolate XIE 37 chromosome 19, ASM1340144v1, whole genome shotgun sequence, one region contains:
- the LOC119985088 gene encoding beta-fructofuranosidase, soluble isoenzyme I-like, producing MGTNASSDLDQYTRLLDSPSPRAATSRRPLRGFVVILASVIFLISIIGLIINQNQEQRKDSSSVSTPEATSFPKVPRGVAEGVSTKSNPSFVKEGDSFNWTNAMFSWQRTAYHFQPERNWMNDPDGPLYYKGWYHLFYQYNPDSAVWGNITWGHAVSTDLIHWLYLPIAMVPNEWYDINGVWTGSATLLPDGQIVMLYTGDTNELVQVQNLAWPANLSDPLLLHWVKYPDNPVMVPPPGIGLKDFRDPTTAWMGSDGFWRLIIGSKVNKTGIALVYKTANFTTYELLDHYLHEVPGTGMWECVDFYPVAVNGSIGLDTSACGPGIKHVLKASLDDTKVDHYAIGEYDPVTDIWTPDNPVEDVGIGLKVDYGRYYASKTFFDQDTGRRILWGWINETDDEADDLRKGWASVQTIPRTVLFDNKTGVNLLEWPVEEIETLRLNRTDVKDIEVGPGSVVPIDIGTATQLDILAEFEIQLLTETVNEDRSCGGGAAERSILGPFGLLVIADASLSELTPVFFRPVNKSDGSPKTYFCADETRSSLAPEVMKRVYGGTVPVLADERFQMRVLVDHSIVESFAQGGRTVITSRVYPTKAIYGDARLFLFNNATGVKIKASLKIWQLNSAFIHPFPLDQI from the exons ATGGGCACCAATGCTTCTTCCGACCTTGATCAATACACTCGTCTGCTGGACAGCCCATCTCCTCGGGCGGCGACATCCCGGAGACCGTTGAGGGGTTTTGTGGTGATCCTCGCATCGGTCATTTTTCTTATTTCTATAATCGGGTTAATAATTAACCAAAACCAAGAGCAAAGGAAGGACTCGTCTTCGGTGTCGACGCCAGAAGCGACGTCGTTTCCAAAGGTGCCAAGAGGGGTGGCTGAAGGTGTATCGACGAAGTCAAATCCGTCATTTGTCAAGGAAGGAGATTCTTTTAATTGGACTAATGCCATGTTTTCTTGGCAAAGAACTGCCTACCACTTTCAGCCTGAGAGAAATTGGATGAACG ATCCTGACG GTCCATTGTATTACAAGGGGTGGTATCATCTGTTCTACCAGTATAATCCCGACTCAGCTGTATGGGGCAACATCACGTGGGGCCATGCTGTATCAACGGACCTCATTCACTGGCTTTACCTTCCGATCGCAATGGTTCCGAACGAGTGGTACGACATAAACGGTGTGTGGACGGGGTCCGCCACCCTCCTTCCTGATGGTCAGATCGTTATGCTTTATACCGGGGACACCAATGAATTAGTGCAAGTGCAAAATCTTGCATGGCCTGCCAACCTATCTGATCCTCTTCTCCTTCACTGGGTCAAGTATCCAGACAATCCAGTCATGGTCCCCCCACCCGGTATTGGACTCAAAGACTTTAGAGACCCGACCACTGCCTGGATGGGATCCGATGGATTTTGGCGACTCATAATCGGGTCAAAGGTCAACAAGACGGGTATTGCCCTTGTGTATAAAACCGCCAATTTTACAACTTACGAGCTTTTGGATCATTATTTGCATGAGGTTCCGGGTACGGGTATGTGGGAGTGTGTGGACTTTTACCCGGTTGCGGTAAACGGGTCAATTGGTTTGGATACATCCGCATGTGGTCCGGGTATAAAGCATGTGTTGAAGGCTAGTTTGGATGACACAAAGGTGGATCATTATGCAATTGGGGAATATGACCCGGTAACTGATATATGGACACCCGATAACCCGGTGGAAGATGTGGGTATTGGGTTAAAGGTGGACTATGGAAGGTACTATGCATCAAAGACATTCTTTGACCAAGACACGGGTAGGAGAATCTTGTGGGGTTGGATTAACGAAACTGATGACGAAGCTGATGACCTTAGGAAAGGTTGGGCCTCTGTTCAG acAATTCCAAGGACTGTGTTATTCGACAACAAAACTGGAGTCAATTTACTAGAATGGCCAGTTGAAGAGATTGAGACTCTGAGATTGAACAGAACAGATGTCAAAGACATTGAGGTTGGACCAGGCTCAGTGGTGCCAATTGATATTGGCACTGCCACACAG TTAGACATATTGGCCGAGTTTGAAATACAGTTATTAACGGAAACCGTAAATGAAGACCGCAGCTGCGGTGGTGGTGCAGCTGAAAGGAGCATCTTAGGACCTTTTGGTCTCCTGGTCATTGCAGACGCATCACTTTCTGAGCTAACCCCTGTATTTTTCCGCCCCGTTAATAAAAGCGATGGCAGTCCCAAAACTTACTTCTGCGCTGATGaaacaag ATCATCTTTGGCTCCCGAAGTCATGAAGAGAGTTTATGGAGGCACAGTCCCAGTGCTTGCCGATGAAAGGTTCCAAatgagggttttg GTTGATCATTCGATAGTCGAAAGCTTTGCCCAAGGAGGAAGGACGGTTATCACATCGCGGGTATATCCAACGAAGGCCATCTATGGAGATGCTCGATTGTTTTTGTTCAACAATGCAACAGGAGTGAAGATCAAAGCCTCACTCAAAATTTGGCAGCTTAACTCTGCCTTCATTCATCCTTTTCCATTAGACCAAATATAG